The Saliniradius amylolyticus DNA segment ATATCGGCCTCGGACTGGAATTCCATGGTCTTGTAAGGTTTATCCCACTCGCCCAGCACGCCCAGGCGAATGAAATCGGTTTTCTGCCCCTGAATCTGCTTTTCAGCATATTCACGGCACTTCTGACGAAACTCGGCCTCGGTGACCTTCTTACCCGGCTTGCCGACTTTCTTTTCTACCTGTAATTCGATGGGTAGACCATGACAATCCCAACCGGGCACATAGGGGGCATCGAAATCCGACAGGGTCTTGGATTTAACGATAATGTCTTTGAGGATCTTATTTACCGCGTGACCAATATGGATATTGCCATTGGCATAGGGAGGGCCATCGTGCAGCACAAAAGGCGTTTTGCCCTTTTTGGCTTCACGAATTTTGTAATAGAGCCCGTCCTGAGTCCACTGTTCCAACATACCCGGTTCCCGCTTGGCCAGGTTGCCACGCATGGGAAATTCGGTCTCCGGCAAATTCAGGGTGTGCTTATAATCGCTCATCGATCCTCTTTTCCAGTTAATCGCGCTTCGCGCGCTATCATTGTTCGACTGCCAAACGGTCACGCGCCTGCTGCGCATCCGCCTCGATTTGCTGTTGTAACTGACTCAGAGAGTCAAACTTAATCTCATCCCGGATCCAACTGACCAGCTCGACACTGATCGTCTGTCCGTAGAGACTGCCACTAAAATTAAACAGATGCACTTCCAGTTGTGAGCGCTCGCCGTTAATGGTCGGGCGGGTGCCGATGTTCGCCACCCCAGACCAGCTTTTCTCTGCGTTGTGCACTTTGACCGCAAAGACACCTTTCACCGGCGCCTTACACCGGTTAAGCAGCACATTAGCGGTGGGAAACCCCAATTGCCGCCCACGCTTATCGCCATGCACCACTTTCCCCTCAATGCTGTAGGGACGGCCTAACATAGCCTCGGCACGCTTGAGATCCCCTTTAGCCAGAGCCTCACGCACTGCGGTAGAGCTGATGCGCCGATCAAACACCCGGAAACTGTCGGTGCTGACGACGTCAAAACCAAATTCCTCTCCGGCGCGCTGCAGCATGGAAAAATCGCCTTCCCGGCCATGACCAAAACGGAAATCATCACCTACCACCAAAAAACGCACGCCCAATTGTTTCACCAGCAGATCCTGGATGAAAAAGGAGGCCGACTGATTGGCAAAACGACGGTTGAAACGCACGCACAACAACCTGTCCACGCCTAATTTCTTTAACTGGCGATACTTATCCCGCAGACGACTCAATCGCGCCGGCGCCGAATCCGGAGTAAACAGCTCTTCGGGCTGCGGTTCAAACACCATCACGGTGGCCGGTAGCTGTAATTCTCTGGCCTTCGCCAGGAGGTTTTTCACCACCGCCTGATGCCCCAGGTGCACCCCATCAAACTTACCGATGGTCAACACGCAGCCAGAGTGTCGAGGTCGGATATTGTGCAAGCCCCGGATCAGTTCCAACGGATTCCCCTTTTTAAACGAGTGGCGCGCCGCATTGTAAAAATCCCGCGATTATAACTGACTGGGGAGCGAATAAAAGAGTTGTACCTGTGATCCTGTCTTCCTGAGTGATGATTCAGGGGCGAGTTCGAAAGTCAGCCAACCGAATGCCTAAGACAAGCGCCATGATGACCAGACTGATAAAACCAAGGCCGATCATTTCGGTCAGTTGCCATATCTGAGCAGTCAGGTCCCAGTGCTGCCAGGCGTCTTCCTGAGGGCGCTGCCATAACAGAACAGCCACCATGGCAGCAGAGGCCAACAGGATGCGTACCAAAAACCAAATACTGCGGCGACTCAAACGATACACCTCCAGTCGATGTAACTTTTGGTACAAAAAGACCGCATTTAAGGTGCCGGACAAAGCCGTCGCCATGGCCAGGCCTACATACCCAAAAGGGATCGCCAGCATGGCATTAAATACCATATTCAACGCCATGCACCAGATGCCGTAGCGCACCGGCGTTTTGGTATCCTGACGTGAGAAAAAGCCGGGCGCGAGTACCTTAACCAACATCAGTCCCCACAGGCCACTGACATAAGCCAGCAAACTGTAGGACGCCATGCGGGCATCGTCGGGGGTAAAGGCACCGCCTTCGAACAACACCATTAAAATCGGGTAGCCCAGAACCATCAACCCTGCTGCTGCGGGAATGCCCAATGCTGAGACCATACGCACCGACCAGTCCATATTCATCGCAAACCGACGGCTGTCTGCCTGAACATGATTGCGTGAAAGCGCGGGCAGAATCACCGTGGCGATAGCGATACCGAAAAGACCAAGGGGGAACTCCAGCAAACGATCAGAGTAATACAGCCAACTGATTGACCCGGTCATCAGAAAACTGGCGATAAAGGTATCGAACAACAAATTGATCTGGCCGACCGAGACCCCAAATAAGGCTGGGATCATTAGCTTACGCACCTTAGTCACACCTGGGTCCTTCCAGCCCCAGCGAGGTTTGACCAATACCCCGGCCCGCCACAGAAAAGGCAGTTGAAACAACAGTTGAATCACACCGCCGACAAACACGCCCCAGGCCAAACCGATACCCGGCTCAGCCATACCCGGAGCCAACCAAAGTGCAGCGCTGATAATGGCCACATTGAGTAATACCGGGGTAAAAGCCGCCACTGCAAAGCGGTTTAAGGTGTTAAGTATCGCGCCGGATAATCCGGTTAAGGTAATAAAAAACAAATACGGGAAGGTGATCTTCAGCATCAACGCGGCCAGTTCAAACTTATGGCCTTGAGGCCCGTCGTTGAGATAGTCCACAAACCAGCCGGTACCAAACAGGGCTGCCAATACCGGCGAACCGATAACACCCAGCAATGTTACCACCAGTACGATGCTGCCCAAGGTGCCTGCCACCCTGGCAATAAACTGTCGCTGACGAGTGAGGTTTTCTATCTCGTTGACTTCGCTCAGCACAGGCACAAAGGCTTGAGCGAACGCCCCTTCGGCAAACAAGCGCCGTAAAAAGTTAGGAATTTTATTGGCAAAGAAGAAGACATCGGCTGCCGCACCAGCGCCCATCAGATTGGCTATCACCACATCGCGCACCAAACCGAGGATGCGGGACAGGAAAGTCATCACACTGACCACTAGGCCGGATTTTAATAGGCGTGAGGACGACAAGCTAACTCTCTGAATGTTGGTTGGATTTATCCATTATGCGGGATAAGCGTACAATGTAGAAGCCCAGAGAGACGCTAAGGCAGGAAAACCGCTGTCCAATAATCCAGCAAAACGGTTGACGTAAGCTGTCAATACTGGAATAATCCCGCACCTTAAATTTTGACTAGAATTTTTTGGGAGTTATACCTTGGCTAACATCAAGTCTGCTAAGAAGCGCGCCATCCAGGCTGAAAAGCGTCGTAAGCACAATGCCAGCCGTCGTTCAATGACGCGTACCGCGATGAAAAAAGTCGTAGCCGCGATCAAAACCGGTGACAAATCTGCTGCGCAAGAAGCTTTCCAGAATGCTGCGCCTCTGCTGGACCGCATGGCAACCAAAGGCTTGATCCACAAAAACAAGGCAGCCCGCCATAAGAGCCGTCTTGCTGCTAAGATCAAAGCCCTGGCCTAATTCCAGCTTCGATGAAAAAAGCGCCCGAGGGCGCTTTTTTTGTGTCCGCTATTTATCCATTGTCATCAAACCGTGACATTCTGTCACCGGATGTTCAACAATCGGTCAACAAAGCGTAAAAACCACTGCCTAGCCTGATATCCGAATACGACTGATACGGGCGCAACTCATGACTCACTACCGCACAATCTGGTTATCCGATATCCATCTCGGCTATAAAGACTGCAAGGCCGAATACCTGCTCAACTTCCTCGATCATCACACCATGGATACCCTGTATCTGGTGGGAGATATTGTGGATATGTGGTCCATGAGCCGACAGTTCCTGTGGCCGGATTCTCATAACCGCCTGTTTCACCGTTTACTGACGCTGCCCGAGCAAGGCACCCGTGTTATTTACCTACCCGGCAATCACGACGAACCCTGTCAAAAGTACGACGGCATGGCCTTTGGCGATATTGAAGTTCACCGCCAGTACATTCACACCACAGCGCAAGGAAAGAAGCTGTTATTGCTGCACGGCGATCAGTTCGATCAGGAAGTGTGTTTCGGTCCACTACACGCCTGGATGGGCGATAAGCTCTACGACCTACTATTGTTTACCAACCGCTGGTACAACAAAGTCCGCAGCGCGTTCAATCACCCCTACTGGTCTCTGGCTGGCTACATAAAAGGACGGGTTAAAGGCGCCAATGAAGCCATCGCACGCTACCGTGACATCGGTTGCCGACGGGCCGAAGAAATGGGACTCGATGGCATCGTGTGCGGACACATCCACCATCCGGAAGTGGTTAAACAAAATGGGATCCTGTACTGCAATGACGGCGACTGGATCGAAAACTGTTCGGCTCTGACCGAAGATCACCAGGGCAGTCTGGAACTGGTTTACTGGACAGAGGTGCGCCAACAGCATGCCCCCGTGGACATACAGAGAAACAAACAACGTCAGGAAGCGGCCTGAGCCACACTGGACGAGGGCGTCATAAAACCGCCATAAAAGCCTCACAAAACCGTCATTCGAGCCCCCTACACTGTTCGACAAATGGCTTACTTTAAAGGTAATACCGTCGACCATGTTTACCGTTAACGATGTATTACAGAAACACTATCCTCAGCTGAACAACCGCCCCTGGTTGTTTAAGTCGCTAAGCTTTGTATTACGCCACCTGCTGCATGAGCAGGAATGTCAGGACTTCGCTAAAGAATACCCCTATTTACAGGGACTGGAATTTGTCGAGCAGGTATTGGAGTATTTTAATTTCAGCTACTCCTGTCGGGCCAGTGAACGGGAGCGCATCCCCACTCAGGGTCGGGTTGTGATCATCGCCAATCATCCCATCGGCTCGCTGGATGGGCTGGCGCTGCTCAAGATGATCAGCGAAGTTCGCAGCGACATTAAGATTATCGCCAATGAAATGTTGATGGCTATTGAGCCGCTGCATGAGATGCTACTGCCGGTGAACAATATGCACGGTGGCACCGCCAAGGACCACCTTGCCAGGATCCAACACCATCTGCGAAGCGAAGGGGTAGTAATTATATTCCCTTCCGGCGAGGTATCCCGTCTCAGACCGCAAGGGGTCAGAGACACCCGTTGGCGCAGCGGCTTTTTGCGGATCGCGGCCTCGGCCAAGGCACCCATTGTGCCTATCTTTATCGATGGTAAAAACTCGCCTCTGTTTTACGGCGCATCCATGCTCTATAAGCCACTGGCTACGATGCTGCTGGTAACAGAGATGTTCAAGCACCGCAAACAACACCTGCCCATGCGGGTTGGCGAGATGATCCCCTATGAGGCCTATAATCAGCCGGGCTTGTCGGTTCCCCAAAAAGTCAAGCTGATGAAAAAACACTTGTACCGCATCGGCCATGGCAAAGCCAGTATCTTCGCCACTCAAAAAGCCATTGCGCTGCCCGAAGATCGCCAGCACCTGCAAAAAGCCATTCACAAAGAGTGTCAGCTATTGGGCCACACTGCCGATGGCAAAGACATCTATCTGTATAACTACAGCGGCAGCTCCCCGATCATGCGGGAAATTGGCCGCCTGCGGGAGGTCGCCTTTCGCTCCGTGGGCGAAGGCAGCAACCGCCGCCGGGATATTGAACATTACGACAGTTACTATCACCATCTGGTGCTGTGGGATAAGGGTGAACTGGAGATCGTTGGGGCCTACCGCTTTGGCAATGCCGCCAGGTTAGCCGAGACGGGCCACCCCTGCGGACTCTACTCGGCTAGCCTGTTCCATTTTGGCGAGCGTATGACCCCCTATCTGGACCAGGGGCTGGAGCTCGGCCGCAGCTTTGTCCAACCTAAATACTGGGGCAAGCGCAGTCTCGATTACCTGTGGTATGGCATCGGCGCATTTTTAAAACAAAACCCCAATTACCGTTACCTGTTTGGCCCGGTTAGTATCAGCGGCGCCTTCCCTGCAGGAGCCAAAGATCTGCTGGTGCAGTTTTACCAGCTTTACTTCGGTGGCGATAACGATGTCGCCGTATCCAATCAGCCCTATTCTCTGCCGGAAGAACTTAAAGATGCGTTCAGCGGAGAAGATTACAAGGAAGACTTTAAAAAGCTCAAACACCTGCTTGCCAATATGGGCACCTCGGTCCCTACCCTTTATAAGCAGTATACCGAGCTTTGCGAGCCCGGGGGCGTGCAGTTTTTAAGCTTTGGCGTGGACCCGGATTTTAACGATTGTGTGGATGGCCTGGTGTTGGTAGACATCACCAGGCTGAAAGAGAAAAAGCGTAAGCGTTATATTGCCTGACAACCTCAGGCAGGATTTAACGCTAACCTGACTTAATCTCTGTCATTGTCGCAGCTACACGCCAACTCTCCGTGCGCTTGTTGCCATTCGCTGTACAAATGCGCCGGACAGCTCTGGCGAATACTGACACAGCGGCTGCCGTTATAGCTAATGGTCTGGCCGCTGGCGTTGCCCAAAGCATTACCTGCTACCTGCTTCCACACCGGAGACTGGGTTGAACAGCCGCTAATGAAAATGGCGACGGACACCAAGACAACCTTCATGATGCTTACTCCTTGTCATCTTAAGCTGTCAGCCTAGAACTAAACCAGCAGCGATTCAAGCAGATCGGTATAAATGTCTTCCAGCGTGGCCAAGTCGCCAATATGAATGCGCTCGTTCACCTGATGAATGGTTTTATTGGGTACGCCCAGTTCCACAACCTGGGTATCGCCGCTAGCAAAGAAACGCCCATCGGAAGTGCCGCCTGAGGTGGATAACGCCGGGAAGCGGCCCGTATTTTTATGGATGGCCTGTTCCACTACCGTAATCAACCCATCCTCATAATGGGTAGGGGTCAAATACGGCATGCAGGGTCGCTCCCATGTGAGCGTGTGCTCTACGGCTAGCTCCGCTAGACGTTTTTCGATCAGTCCAATGATGGCGATCTCATCGTAACGATCGCTGTAGCGCACGTTAAAGCACAATGAACACTGCCCGGGTACGATATTGTCGGTAAACGCCCCCGAGTCAATGTGAGTGACCTGCAAGCTGGTGCCGGGGAAGTCCTGACTGCCTTTATCCCAGGATATGCTGTTTAAAGTGTTAAGCACGTCGCCCATGCCATGAATGGCATTCTCGGAGTACTGAGGATAGGCCACATGGCCTTGTTTCCCCTTAACCCAAATACGGCCGGAAATGGCACCACGACGGCCCACTTTCACGGTGTCGCCGGTCTGCTCACTGGCCGTGGGCTCGCCGACAATACAGTAATCCAGGTTCACCTGATGGTCATCCAGCCAGGCTTTGATTTCCTTAGACCCGAATTCGGCCTCGCCTTCTTCGTCACTGGTGATTAGAAACAGAAATCGCCGATTCACCGGCAGGCCTTGTTCCAGATGACGCTCAATAGCGGCTAACATAGCCGCGACACCGGTTTTCATATCGGCAGCCCCCCGACCGATGAGTTCGTTCCCCTGAATCCTGGCCTCAAAGGGCGGCGACGACCATTTATCCAGCGGTCCGGGTGGCACTACATCGGTATGCCCGGCAAAAGCCACTGCATTGGGCCCGTGACCAATACTGGCAATCAGGTTGCTGACCCCTTCAATGGACAGGTGAAAACACTCGAAGCCAATCTTCGACAGCTTATCCGCCAGCCATTTCTGGCAACCGGCATCCTCTGGCGTAATAGAGCGGCGACGGATTAGTTGACGGGCATAGTCGATGGAGCGAGCATTGAGTGCAGGGTGGGTCTGCTGAGCGGCGGTCATGATCTCTGTTAACAGGAAAGTTTCACAATAGGCCTATTGAACAGGCCGACAATGACAATCATATTGCAGAATCATGTCTATCCCATGACAATCCATCGCCCCTTGTCATGCGTAAGAGTTCGCATAGAATCAATGTCATAAACTTAAATCAGTCGGTGAGACTGATTCAAAACCAAAAGGAAAGGCTCCTTGATTAGGCTTTTATTTCTTATCCCTGTGGTGCTCTGTTTTATCTGGTTTCTTTACCTGCGCCACAACGGCTACAGCTTTGAGCAGGGCAAGAAAGGCTATCTGTATATTCTGATTGTGTCGGCGGTGATCGCTGCCTTCTACAGCTTTATGCTCTGGGTGACTCACCTGGAGTGAATCGGAGCGTCTCGAAACAGCAAAGGGACTCGCCGTTCACAGCCAAGAGCCGCAACGGGGCAGCCCATAAGGGGAAGCGGCGAGTCTTTGATTGAGTGGCGCCCTTTCTAAGAGCGCCCAAAGCCGAGTCGTTAGCCCACCAGCGCCAACAATATGCCGGCAGCTACGGCCGAGCCGAGTACTCCGGCCACATTCGGGCCCATGGCATGCATCAACAGGAAGTTATGAGGATTCGACTGAAGACCGACCTTATTTACCACCCGCGCGGCCATCGGCACTGCAGAGACGCCTGCCGCACCGATAAGCGGGTTG contains these protein-coding regions:
- the ribF gene encoding bifunctional riboflavin kinase/FAD synthetase; this translates as MELIRGLHNIRPRHSGCVLTIGKFDGVHLGHQAVVKNLLAKARELQLPATVMVFEPQPEELFTPDSAPARLSRLRDKYRQLKKLGVDRLLCVRFNRRFANQSASFFIQDLLVKQLGVRFLVVGDDFRFGHGREGDFSMLQRAGEEFGFDVVSTDSFRVFDRRISSTAVREALAKGDLKRAEAMLGRPYSIEGKVVHGDKRGRQLGFPTANVLLNRCKAPVKGVFAVKVHNAEKSWSGVANIGTRPTINGERSQLEVHLFNFSGSLYGQTISVELVSWIRDEIKFDSLSQLQQQIEADAQQARDRLAVEQ
- a CDS encoding UDP-2,3-diacylglucosamine diphosphatase, with protein sequence MTHYRTIWLSDIHLGYKDCKAEYLLNFLDHHTMDTLYLVGDIVDMWSMSRQFLWPDSHNRLFHRLLTLPEQGTRVIYLPGNHDEPCQKYDGMAFGDIEVHRQYIHTTAQGKKLLLLHGDQFDQEVCFGPLHAWMGDKLYDLLLFTNRWYNKVRSAFNHPYWSLAGYIKGRVKGANEAIARYRDIGCRRAEEMGLDGIVCGHIHHPEVVKQNGILYCNDGDWIENCSALTEDHQGSLELVYWTEVRQQHAPVDIQRNKQRQEAA
- the murJ gene encoding murein biosynthesis integral membrane protein MurJ: MSSSRLLKSGLVVSVMTFLSRILGLVRDVVIANLMGAGAAADVFFFANKIPNFLRRLFAEGAFAQAFVPVLSEVNEIENLTRQRQFIARVAGTLGSIVLVVTLLGVIGSPVLAALFGTGWFVDYLNDGPQGHKFELAALMLKITFPYLFFITLTGLSGAILNTLNRFAVAAFTPVLLNVAIISAALWLAPGMAEPGIGLAWGVFVGGVIQLLFQLPFLWRAGVLVKPRWGWKDPGVTKVRKLMIPALFGVSVGQINLLFDTFIASFLMTGSISWLYYSDRLLEFPLGLFGIAIATVILPALSRNHVQADSRRFAMNMDWSVRMVSALGIPAAAGLMVLGYPILMVLFEGGAFTPDDARMASYSLLAYVSGLWGLMLVKVLAPGFFSRQDTKTPVRYGIWCMALNMVFNAMLAIPFGYVGLAMATALSGTLNAVFLYQKLHRLEVYRLSRRSIWFLVRILLASAAMVAVLLWQRPQEDAWQHWDLTAQIWQLTEMIGLGFISLVIMALVLGIRLADFRTRP
- the dapE gene encoding succinyl-diaminopimelate desuccinylase; this translates as MTAAQQTHPALNARSIDYARQLIRRRSITPEDAGCQKWLADKLSKIGFECFHLSIEGVSNLIASIGHGPNAVAFAGHTDVVPPGPLDKWSSPPFEARIQGNELIGRGAADMKTGVAAMLAAIERHLEQGLPVNRRFLFLITSDEEGEAEFGSKEIKAWLDDHQVNLDYCIVGEPTASEQTGDTVKVGRRGAISGRIWVKGKQGHVAYPQYSENAIHGMGDVLNTLNSISWDKGSQDFPGTSLQVTHIDSGAFTDNIVPGQCSLCFNVRYSDRYDEIAIIGLIEKRLAELAVEHTLTWERPCMPYLTPTHYEDGLITVVEQAIHKNTGRFPALSTSGGTSDGRFFASGDTQVVELGVPNKTIHQVNERIHIGDLATLEDIYTDLLESLLV
- a CDS encoding GNAT family N-acyltransferase translates to MFTVNDVLQKHYPQLNNRPWLFKSLSFVLRHLLHEQECQDFAKEYPYLQGLEFVEQVLEYFNFSYSCRASERERIPTQGRVVIIANHPIGSLDGLALLKMISEVRSDIKIIANEMLMAIEPLHEMLLPVNNMHGGTAKDHLARIQHHLRSEGVVIIFPSGEVSRLRPQGVRDTRWRSGFLRIAASAKAPIVPIFIDGKNSPLFYGASMLYKPLATMLLVTEMFKHRKQHLPMRVGEMIPYEAYNQPGLSVPQKVKLMKKHLYRIGHGKASIFATQKAIALPEDRQHLQKAIHKECQLLGHTADGKDIYLYNYSGSSPIMREIGRLREVAFRSVGEGSNRRRDIEHYDSYYHHLVLWDKGELEIVGAYRFGNAARLAETGHPCGLYSASLFHFGERMTPYLDQGLELGRSFVQPKYWGKRSLDYLWYGIGAFLKQNPNYRYLFGPVSISGAFPAGAKDLLVQFYQLYFGGDNDVAVSNQPYSLPEELKDAFSGEDYKEDFKKLKHLLANMGTSVPTLYKQYTELCEPGGVQFLSFGVDPDFNDCVDGLVLVDITRLKEKKRKRYIA
- the rpsT gene encoding 30S ribosomal protein S20 encodes the protein MANIKSAKKRAIQAEKRRKHNASRRSMTRTAMKKVVAAIKTGDKSAAQEAFQNAAPLLDRMATKGLIHKNKAARHKSRLAAKIKALA